In Synechocystis sp. PCC 6714, the following are encoded in one genomic region:
- a CDS encoding HD domain-containing protein, with protein sequence MNSSNPISLTSRFGDALVLANQLHAHQFRKGSPVPYISHLLGVTALVLEMGGNEDEAIAALLHDAVEDQGGMETLAIIESKFGQTVAALVMACSDSTTMPKPPWEQRKQKHLQKMRQVCLSVLKISLADTLHNARTIEIDLRRHGEEIWQKFNRGKSGIVWYYQSLWDIYQDRNPNAWSNELIEIIDDWRYGKL encoded by the coding sequence ATGAATTCATCAAATCCTATTTCCCTTACGTCCCGTTTTGGTGATGCCCTCGTCCTGGCTAACCAATTGCATGCCCATCAATTTCGTAAAGGCTCCCCAGTTCCCTACATCAGCCATTTACTAGGGGTAACGGCCTTGGTGCTAGAGATGGGAGGTAATGAAGACGAGGCGATCGCCGCTCTGCTCCATGATGCAGTGGAGGATCAAGGCGGGATGGAGACTTTGGCCATAATTGAGAGTAAGTTTGGTCAGACAGTGGCCGCCCTGGTTATGGCCTGTTCCGATAGCACTACGATGCCCAAACCCCCTTGGGAACAGCGCAAACAAAAACATCTCCAAAAAATGCGTCAGGTCTGTCTCTCGGTGCTGAAAATTTCCCTAGCGGATACTCTCCATAATGCCCGCACCATTGAGATAGATTTGCGTCGCCATGGGGAGGAAATTTGGCAAAAATTCAATCGGGGTAAATCTGGCATTGTCTGGTATTACCAATCTCTCTGGGACATTTACCAAGACCGTAATCCCAATGCCTGGTCTAATGAATTGATTGAGATCATCGACGATTGGCGTTATGGCAAGCTTTGA
- a CDS encoding DUF2330 domain-containing protein, producing the protein MHEAIRKMFAYFRPVPILVCFFLGLLLSTPPALAFCGFYVAQADTSLYNHASQVIIAKDGDRTVLTMANDYQGDVQDFALVVPVPVVLQEDQVNVAERKIIERLDNFSAPRLVEYFDDNPCETYGGRQFMDAMPAAPSMTRGLQEKMSNEALGVTIENQFSVGEYDILILSAKESNGLETWLNQNNYRIPPGATDVLGAYIKQGLKFFVAKVNLKEFDRQGFQALRPLMMAYESPRFMLPIRLGMVNADGPQELIVYLLSPRGAVEVTNYRTEKIPSNLELPEFVQGKFGQFYGAMFDTAYQRSGKNVAFLEYAWDMGSCDPCSADPLSPQELQEAGVFWLDQPSASPNPSFRGMPFPGNSNVFITRLHLRYTPDKFPEDLRFQNTANQELFQGRYVLRRPYRGEMNCTAANTYRQTVQKRQREEAKTLANLTGWPLGEIEDKISYLEGPRDSIPWWRKLWPR; encoded by the coding sequence GTGCACGAAGCCATCCGGAAAATGTTTGCCTACTTCCGTCCGGTACCCATTCTGGTCTGTTTTTTCCTCGGTTTACTGTTATCCACTCCCCCGGCCCTAGCATTCTGTGGCTTTTACGTCGCCCAGGCGGACACCAGTCTTTATAACCATGCATCCCAGGTGATTATCGCCAAAGATGGCGATCGAACTGTGCTGACCATGGCCAACGATTACCAAGGGGACGTGCAGGATTTTGCCCTCGTAGTGCCGGTGCCGGTGGTCTTACAGGAAGACCAGGTCAATGTGGCAGAAAGAAAAATAATTGAGCGTTTAGATAATTTTAGTGCTCCCCGTTTGGTGGAATATTTTGACGATAATCCCTGTGAAACCTACGGTGGCCGTCAATTTATGGATGCAATGCCAGCGGCCCCCAGCATGACCCGGGGATTGCAAGAAAAAATGAGCAATGAAGCGCTGGGGGTAACCATCGAAAATCAGTTTTCCGTGGGGGAATATGACATTCTCATCCTCAGTGCCAAGGAGTCCAATGGCCTAGAAACTTGGTTAAACCAAAATAATTACCGCATTCCCCCTGGGGCCACCGATGTGCTAGGAGCATATATCAAACAAGGGCTAAAGTTTTTTGTCGCTAAGGTTAACCTGAAAGAATTCGATCGCCAAGGATTTCAAGCCTTGAGGCCGCTGATGATGGCTTATGAATCCCCGCGGTTTATGCTCCCCATCCGTTTAGGCATGGTCAATGCAGATGGTCCCCAGGAATTAATTGTTTATCTGTTATCTCCCCGGGGAGCAGTAGAAGTTACTAACTATCGCACCGAAAAAATTCCCTCCAATCTGGAGTTACCCGAATTTGTCCAGGGGAAATTTGGCCAGTTCTATGGCGCGATGTTCGACACCGCCTACCAACGTTCCGGTAAAAATGTTGCTTTTCTGGAATATGCCTGGGACATGGGCAGTTGTGATCCCTGTTCGGCGGACCCCCTTTCCCCCCAAGAACTGCAAGAAGCCGGAGTATTTTGGTTAGACCAACCCAGTGCGAGCCCCAATCCTTCCTTCCGGGGTATGCCTTTCCCTGGCAATAGCAATGTGTTCATCACCCGTTTACATTTGCGCTACACTCCTGACAAATTCCCGGAGGATTTACGTTTTCAAAACACCGCTAACCAGGAATTGTTCCAAGGGCGTTATGTCCTGCGGCGTCCCTATCGGGGGGAAATGAATTGCACCGCCGCCAACACCTATCGTCAAACGGTGCAAAAACGCCAACGGGAAGAAGCGAAAACCCTCGCCAACTTGACCGGTTGGCCCCTGGGGGAAATTGAGGACAAAATTAGCTATCTGGAAGGCCCCCGGGATTCTATTCCCTGGTGGCGCAAACTCTGGCCCCGCTAA
- a CDS encoding sodium:solute symporter, which produces MAMIDWAIVLAYSAIVIVIGAIASRKQDNTDEYFRGAKQIPWWALGFSIIATSFSAASLLGGPGEGYGHGFLYLQLQLGDLIGYGLVIVVFLPFFVRLNLTTAYEYLEKRFDAKTRSLGSLCFLLFVIARLGGLLYAAALVLSILTGISTNTAILMVGVVSIIYTVAGGITAVVWTDVLQFGMIFVGLGAGIWAAVTAVPGGFGELWRIAGENGKLVVFNFDWDPASIRSLPTALIAYGILAFAVAGTNQQSVQRYVSCADEPSARKAIFLGWFSGVLGVGATLLLGILLFSFYQLQGGLPEEIKPDEILSYFIVNQVPPGASGFLVAAIFAAAMSSIDSALHSLATCMTVDFYDRYINVQASEMRSVRVAQGLIIVWGVVAIFSAIYAASTGQDLLEFLVSYTTMFLGPLLGIFLMGVLFPRINALGAFYGTVAAVLLVIVASNAGWLTFPGIWRSAVTAPLAVLLGLVISLFASAPNPKHLFGLTIWHPVMDAPVTSTTTKPGSEDQDLEV; this is translated from the coding sequence ATGGCTATGATTGACTGGGCCATTGTGCTGGCCTATTCGGCGATCGTTATTGTCATTGGGGCGATCGCCAGTCGAAAACAGGATAACACTGATGAATATTTCCGGGGTGCTAAACAAATTCCCTGGTGGGCCCTAGGTTTTTCCATCATTGCCACCTCTTTTTCCGCCGCTTCCCTGTTGGGGGGCCCTGGGGAGGGTTATGGCCACGGCTTCTTATATTTGCAATTGCAATTGGGGGATCTGATTGGCTATGGCCTGGTAATTGTCGTCTTTTTGCCATTTTTTGTCCGGCTCAACCTCACCACGGCCTACGAATATCTGGAAAAACGTTTCGATGCCAAAACCCGTTCCCTGGGTTCCCTCTGTTTCCTCCTCTTCGTCATTGCCCGCTTAGGGGGGTTATTGTACGCTGCGGCCCTGGTGTTATCGATTCTCACCGGCATTAGTACGAATACCGCTATTTTGATGGTGGGGGTGGTTTCCATCATTTACACCGTTGCCGGGGGCATCACCGCGGTAGTTTGGACAGACGTGTTGCAATTTGGCATGATTTTTGTCGGCTTGGGGGCCGGCATTTGGGCCGCTGTCACCGCTGTGCCAGGGGGATTTGGGGAACTGTGGCGCATTGCTGGGGAAAACGGCAAGTTGGTGGTGTTTAATTTCGACTGGGATCCCGCTTCCATTCGTTCTCTGCCCACAGCTTTGATTGCCTATGGCATTTTGGCTTTTGCGGTGGCGGGGACTAACCAGCAGTCTGTCCAGCGCTATGTCTCCTGTGCCGATGAGCCATCTGCCCGCAAAGCTATTTTTTTGGGTTGGTTTTCCGGGGTTTTGGGGGTAGGAGCCACTCTGCTGCTGGGGATTTTATTATTCAGCTTTTACCAGTTGCAGGGGGGTCTACCGGAGGAGATTAAGCCCGATGAAATTCTTTCCTATTTCATTGTCAACCAAGTACCCCCAGGGGCATCGGGTTTTCTGGTGGCGGCTATTTTTGCGGCGGCCATGTCTTCCATTGATTCGGCTTTGCACTCTTTGGCCACTTGCATGACGGTGGATTTTTACGACCGTTACATCAATGTCCAAGCCAGTGAAATGCGCTCAGTCCGGGTGGCCCAGGGGTTAATTATTGTCTGGGGCGTAGTAGCAATCTTTTCTGCCATTTACGCCGCTTCCACCGGGCAGGATCTACTAGAATTTTTGGTGTCCTATACCACTATGTTTTTGGGCCCCCTCTTGGGAATTTTTCTGATGGGGGTATTGTTTCCGCGCATTAATGCCCTGGGCGCTTTTTACGGCACCGTGGCGGCGGTTTTACTGGTAATTGTAGCTTCCAATGCAGGTTGGCTTACTTTCCCTGGCATTTGGCGATCGGCGGTCACTGCTCCCCTAGCTGTTCTCCTAGGCTTGGTTATTTCTCTGTTTGCCAGTGCTCCAAACCCTAAGCATTTATTTGGTTTAACCATTTGGCATCCGGTGATGGACGCTCCGGTAACCAGTACCACAACCAAGCCAGGATCCGAAGACCAGGATTTAGAGGTTTAA
- a CDS encoding ABC-2 family transporter protein, giving the protein MGHFPHKLRVLLSVYFAQMVEYRAEIFFWILSGSLPLILMGVWVKAAESGDFTLDAIQVARYFFAVFVVRQLTTIWVIWEFEKEVLEGVLSFRLLQPLDPVWHHIARHWAEKMTRLPIVAILTILFFSLYPEAFWLPEPWHFLQGLIGIVCSFTLYFLIQYTFALCAFWTERASALQDLWFLFYIFLSGVIAPLETFPETVRQIVLLTPFPYGVYFPAAALVGLPLPFFKSLLIIGVWTGIFALLNRWLWRQGLKQYSGMGA; this is encoded by the coding sequence ATGGGTCATTTTCCCCACAAACTGCGGGTACTGTTGAGCGTTTACTTTGCTCAAATGGTGGAGTACCGGGCAGAAATTTTCTTTTGGATTTTGTCCGGTTCCTTGCCTCTAATATTGATGGGGGTCTGGGTGAAAGCGGCGGAGAGTGGAGACTTTACCCTTGACGCTATCCAGGTAGCCAGGTACTTTTTTGCTGTGTTCGTAGTACGTCAGTTGACCACCATCTGGGTAATTTGGGAATTTGAAAAGGAAGTGTTGGAAGGGGTTTTATCCTTCCGTTTACTGCAACCCCTAGATCCGGTGTGGCATCACATTGCCCGCCACTGGGCCGAAAAAATGACCCGCCTGCCTATTGTGGCTATTTTGACCATTCTCTTTTTCTCCCTCTATCCTGAAGCCTTTTGGCTACCAGAGCCCTGGCATTTTCTCCAAGGGCTAATTGGCATTGTCTGTTCCTTTACCCTCTATTTTTTAATCCAGTACACCTTCGCCCTCTGTGCCTTTTGGACGGAACGGGCCAGCGCTCTCCAGGATCTTTGGTTTTTGTTCTATATTTTTCTCTCCGGTGTTATTGCTCCCCTAGAGACCTTTCCCGAAACAGTAAGGCAAATTGTTTTACTAACCCCTTTTCCCTACGGGGTTTATTTTCCCGCCGCCGCTTTGGTGGGTTTACCTTTACCTTTTTTCAAGAGTTTATTAATTATCGGTGTTTGGACTGGTATATTTGCCCTGCTCAACCGTTGGCTTTGGCGTCAGGGTTTAAAACAATATTCCGGCATGGGAGCTTAA